The following coding sequences lie in one Bifidobacteriaceae bacterium genomic window:
- a CDS encoding tyrosine-type recombinase/integrase encodes YPEMPEHVHAHQLRHARATQMLRAGVPLPHIKEFLGHADIATTTVYASADNQMVREAVRKAASSEPGVLAPIWEGGDDLILALAGLK; translated from the coding sequence AATACCCCGAGATGCCGGAACACGTACACGCCCATCAACTTCGCCACGCCCGCGCCACCCAGATGCTACGGGCCGGGGTGCCCCTGCCCCACATCAAAGAGTTCCTCGGCCACGCTGACATCGCCACCACAACGGTTTACGCCTCAGCAGACAACCAAATGGTCCGCGAAGCAGTCCGAAAGGCCGCCAGTTCCGAACCCGGCGTACTCGCACCCATCTGGGAAGGAGGCGACGATCTGATCCTCGCCCTCGCAGGACTGAAATGA